From the genome of Thermogutta terrifontis, one region includes:
- a CDS encoding LpxI family protein → MEGGPATIRRTADGHGMAVSQTRSMRVGLIAGWGRYPLILAQHLQAHGHEVCCLAVRDHADPALAQWCTRFAWIGLGQVGRSLQLLRTWGVREATLAGKIHKVTLFRPWMWLHHFPDWGGVRAFGPHFLFRSRDNRDDTLLATVCHEIERVGITVRPATAYLPDVLVERGPLTPATLTRAEWKDIAFGWRVAKEMGRLDIGQTVVVKNQAVLAVEAIEGTDACIRRAGELCSSGGFTVVKVAKPHQDMRFDVPTVGTNTLEVMAAARGAVLAIEAEKTILLDPDRVLDLALRNRIHVLAITEQDIAAVD, encoded by the coding sequence ATGGAGGGCGGACCCGCCACCATCCGCCGTACCGCCGACGGGCACGGCATGGCCGTCTCCCAGACGCGGTCCATGCGGGTCGGACTCATTGCGGGGTGGGGACGGTATCCCCTCATTCTCGCGCAGCATTTGCAGGCCCACGGGCACGAAGTGTGCTGCCTGGCAGTGCGAGACCATGCCGATCCGGCCCTGGCCCAATGGTGTACACGATTTGCGTGGATCGGACTCGGGCAGGTGGGCCGGTCTTTACAACTGCTCCGCACCTGGGGTGTGCGAGAGGCCACGCTGGCCGGGAAAATCCACAAGGTGACACTCTTTCGACCCTGGATGTGGCTCCACCATTTTCCGGATTGGGGCGGCGTGCGTGCGTTCGGGCCACATTTTCTGTTTCGTTCTCGCGATAATCGGGACGATACGCTCCTGGCCACCGTGTGCCACGAAATCGAGCGGGTCGGAATTACCGTCCGACCGGCCACGGCGTACTTGCCCGATGTCCTCGTGGAAAGAGGGCCGCTGACGCCGGCCACTCTCACCCGGGCGGAATGGAAGGATATCGCTTTTGGTTGGCGGGTCGCCAAGGAAATGGGGCGTCTCGACATCGGCCAAACGGTGGTCGTCAAGAATCAGGCGGTTCTGGCGGTTGAGGCCATCGAAGGGACTGACGCCTGCATACGCCGGGCAGGGGAGTTGTGCAGCTCGGGGGGATTCACGGTCGTCAAGGTGGCCAAACCCCACCAGGACATGCGCTTCGACGTTCCCACGGTGGGCACGAACACACTGGAGGTCATGGCCGCGGCCAGGGGGGCTGTTCTGGCCATCGAGGCGGAAAAGACGATCCTTCTGGACCCCGATCGCGTGCTGGACCTGGCGCTCCGCAATCGAATTCACGTGCTGGCCATCACGGAACAGGACATCGCAGCGGTCGATTAG
- a CDS encoding sulfatase, which translates to MIKCMRIAAIAFFVWGCILGNGSLWAESKGRPNVVVILADDLGWGDLGCFGAPDLETPHVDRLAREGMRMINFYANCPVCSPTRASLLTGCYPDAVGVPGVIRTHSNNSWGYLNPQVELLPAFLAQAGYHTALVGKWHLGLDRPNIPTARGFAYFHGFLGDMMDDYFNHRRHGINYMRENETEIDPAGHATDLFTRWACEYIDSRADSARRGQPFFLYLAYNAPHVPIQPPDEWLQRYRQRHPDAPERRAKLAALIEHMDWGIGEVLNTLDRSGLAEETLVIFTSDNGGQLDVGARNGPYRSGKGTMYEGGIRVPMVVRWPGRIAPGSQSDAVAITMDLFASILDAAGAVVPEGRTGVTLLPIWKGEKNRLPSRDLFWVRLEGGVFSYAARRGDYKLIRPAPQKGKQPPDELYDLAADPYEKQDLRTTRPELYEEMVRLLEEHIQSVKDIPWRDERGLGPGEIPPATTSTR; encoded by the coding sequence ATGATCAAATGCATGCGAATTGCGGCGATCGCGTTTTTTGTGTGGGGATGCATTCTCGGCAATGGCAGTCTCTGGGCGGAGTCGAAAGGGCGTCCCAACGTGGTTGTCATTCTGGCGGATGATTTGGGCTGGGGTGATCTGGGGTGCTTTGGGGCTCCGGACCTGGAAACGCCTCACGTGGACCGCCTTGCACGGGAAGGCATGCGGATGATCAATTTTTACGCCAATTGCCCTGTGTGTTCGCCCACCCGGGCTTCGCTGCTGACTGGCTGCTATCCCGATGCGGTGGGCGTGCCGGGGGTCATCCGCACGCACAGCAACAATTCCTGGGGTTATCTCAATCCGCAGGTGGAACTGCTTCCGGCGTTTCTCGCGCAGGCTGGGTATCACACGGCGCTGGTGGGAAAGTGGCATTTGGGCTTGGATCGTCCCAACATCCCTACTGCCCGGGGATTCGCCTATTTTCACGGCTTCCTGGGCGACATGATGGACGACTATTTCAACCATCGCCGTCACGGAATCAACTACATGCGGGAAAACGAAACTGAGATCGATCCGGCCGGGCATGCCACGGACCTTTTTACCCGCTGGGCCTGTGAGTACATCGATTCCCGCGCGGATTCAGCTCGGCGGGGCCAACCGTTCTTCCTCTACCTTGCCTACAATGCCCCCCATGTGCCGATCCAGCCGCCGGACGAGTGGCTCCAGCGTTACCGTCAACGACATCCTGATGCTCCAGAACGACGGGCCAAATTAGCAGCCCTCATTGAACACATGGACTGGGGTATTGGCGAGGTGCTGAATACTTTGGACAGATCCGGTCTTGCCGAGGAAACGCTTGTCATTTTCACCAGCGACAACGGCGGCCAGCTTGATGTGGGTGCTCGTAACGGCCCCTATCGCTCCGGCAAAGGGACGATGTATGAAGGCGGTATTCGAGTGCCGATGGTGGTTCGCTGGCCCGGCCGGATAGCGCCGGGGAGCCAGAGTGACGCGGTGGCCATCACCATGGACCTGTTCGCCAGCATTCTCGATGCCGCCGGTGCGGTTGTGCCGGAAGGACGCACCGGTGTGACGCTGCTGCCGATCTGGAAAGGAGAAAAGAATCGCTTGCCATCGCGGGACCTGTTTTGGGTTCGCCTGGAGGGAGGTGTCTTTAGCTACGCCGCCCGGCGCGGGGATTACAAGCTCATCCGGCCTGCACCGCAAAAGGGTAAGCAGCCGCCGGATGAACTCTATGACCTGGCAGCGGATCCCTACGAGAAACAGGATTTGCGGACAACCCGTCCTGAACTGTACGAGGAGATGGTGCGATTACTGGAGGAGCACATCCAATCGGTTAAGGACATCCCATGGCGGGACGAACGCGGCTTGGGCCCCGGGGAAATTCCCCCTGCAACGACGTCGACCCGTTAG
- the lpxD gene encoding UDP-3-O-(3-hydroxymyristoyl)glucosamine N-acyltransferase, which translates to MPTTLGELSALVGGDLVGPADLVIEGAAPLGEAGPRQITLIDRPERLSKVSANEIAAAVVPRKVEAAPFPIIRVEDVHRAFSLIVRFFRPPRENERKGIHPQAIVSPTARLGPDVEVHPFAFIGDDVEIGEGSTIHSGVRILPGCKIGRQVTIFPNAVLYENTIVGDRCIIHAGAVLGAYGFGYCCEDGRHVLASQYGNVVLGDDVEIGANTTIDRGTYGSTTIGEGTKIDNLVMIGHNCRIGRHNLICAQVGIAGSTTTGDYVVMAGQVGVRDHVHIGEGAVLGAMAGVINDVPPHARFVGIPATPEREQMLKQAAFAKLPEMRRQLKEIQETLRQLVARLDQSKEAA; encoded by the coding sequence ATGCCGACCACCCTGGGTGAACTTAGCGCCCTCGTTGGAGGGGATCTCGTCGGGCCGGCAGATCTGGTCATTGAAGGAGCTGCCCCGCTTGGGGAGGCCGGTCCGCGCCAGATCACCCTCATCGATCGTCCGGAACGGTTATCCAAGGTCTCCGCGAACGAAATCGCCGCAGCCGTGGTTCCCCGCAAGGTCGAGGCCGCGCCTTTCCCGATCATTCGGGTGGAGGACGTCCACCGGGCCTTCAGCCTCATCGTCCGATTCTTTCGACCCCCTCGGGAAAACGAGCGGAAGGGAATTCATCCCCAAGCCATTGTCAGCCCCACCGCGCGGCTTGGTCCAGACGTGGAAGTCCATCCCTTCGCCTTCATCGGCGATGATGTGGAGATTGGGGAAGGTTCCACAATTCATTCCGGCGTGCGGATTCTGCCCGGCTGTAAGATTGGACGTCAGGTCACGATCTTTCCCAACGCGGTCTTGTACGAAAATACCATCGTCGGAGACCGCTGCATCATCCACGCGGGGGCCGTGCTGGGGGCTTACGGGTTCGGATACTGCTGCGAAGATGGCAGGCACGTCCTTGCCAGCCAGTACGGGAATGTCGTCCTGGGCGACGATGTGGAGATCGGGGCCAACACCACAATCGATCGCGGTACCTACGGTTCCACGACCATCGGCGAGGGAACGAAAATCGATAATCTCGTGATGATCGGTCATAACTGCCGCATTGGCCGTCACAATCTGATTTGCGCCCAGGTGGGCATCGCCGGCAGTACAACGACCGGCGACTACGTGGTGATGGCCGGCCAGGTCGGTGTCCGTGACCATGTGCATATTGGAGAAGGAGCCGTGCTGGGGGCCATGGCGGGCGTCATCAATGACGTGCCTCCGCACGCGCGATTCGTGGGGATTCCTGCCACCCCGGAACGCGAACAGATGCTCAAACAGGCTGCCTTCGCCAAATTGCCCGAAATGCGGCGGCAGCTTAAAGAAATTCAGGAGACTCTTCGTCAACTGGTGGCCCGTCTGGATCAGTCCAAGGAAGCGGCGTGA
- the accD gene encoding acetyl-CoA carboxylase, carboxyltransferase subunit beta, whose translation MSENPSASAVSQAQGANSWENLTKRPKRGVPAGLWLRCPGCGATVFRKDVEKLLGVCPECDYHWYVSARERIRQLLDEGTFEEWFADLEPCDPIEFVDKMPYRERLRREQERTGLRDAAVVGTGMIRARRVAIGVTDSAFMMGSMGSVVGEKLTRLIERAQEEQLPLIIVSGSGGGARMQEGVFSLMQMAKVSAALARFDAAGGLYISVLTNPTMGGVAASFASLGDVVIAEPKALIGFAGPRTIMATIRIELPKGFQTSEFLLEHGFIDRIVRRPELKSELARIIDYCGK comes from the coding sequence ATGTCGGAGAATCCGTCCGCATCAGCAGTTTCTCAGGCGCAGGGCGCGAATAGCTGGGAAAATTTGACCAAGCGTCCCAAACGGGGGGTACCTGCCGGTCTCTGGCTGCGGTGCCCTGGTTGCGGTGCCACGGTCTTCCGAAAAGATGTGGAGAAGCTTCTCGGCGTCTGTCCGGAGTGCGACTACCACTGGTATGTATCGGCCCGGGAACGCATCCGCCAGCTTCTCGATGAGGGCACGTTCGAGGAATGGTTTGCCGATCTCGAACCGTGCGACCCTATCGAATTTGTGGATAAAATGCCCTATCGGGAACGTCTTCGCCGTGAGCAGGAACGCACTGGCCTGCGCGATGCGGCCGTCGTGGGCACAGGGATGATTCGGGCGCGCCGGGTGGCCATCGGCGTGACGGATTCCGCCTTCATGATGGGAAGCATGGGCTCCGTCGTGGGGGAGAAACTCACGCGGCTTATCGAACGGGCCCAGGAGGAACAGCTCCCTCTTATCATTGTCTCCGGCTCCGGTGGGGGAGCTCGCATGCAGGAGGGAGTTTTCTCCCTCATGCAGATGGCCAAGGTTTCCGCAGCTCTTGCCCGGTTCGACGCCGCCGGCGGTTTGTATATCTCCGTTCTGACAAATCCCACAATGGGTGGCGTGGCGGCCAGTTTTGCCTCGCTGGGAGACGTCGTCATCGCTGAGCCCAAGGCCCTGATCGGTTTTGCTGGCCCGCGCACGATTATGGCCACCATCCGTATCGAGTTGCCGAAGGGCTTTCAAACCAGCGAATTTCTGCTGGAGCATGGCTTTATCGATCGGATTGTTCGTCGGCCGGAGCTCAAATCCGAACTCGCCCGCATTATCGACTACTGCGGCAAATAG
- a CDS encoding DUF72 domain-containing protein → MGKRQSAQQNVQIDLRIGTSGWTYDDWSGKFYPEDIKGPARLEFYATQFNAVEINATFYRLPTASMVTGWNRRMPPDFHVAVKGSRRITHLKRLQDCQAELREFIGRVAPLQQLRVILWQLPPSFRPDLPCLESFFALLRDEAAAIPHVRHAMEFRHASWWDAEAEKLLRHHQIPFVAVSHPRLPDSIISTTDFLYLRFHGLGRQLYRYDYSPEELQPWVERVVAAIRTSSVRTVYAFFNNDYDAHAVENARVFRDLLAQALKEK, encoded by the coding sequence ATGGGCAAGCGTCAATCGGCTCAACAGAACGTTCAAATCGATCTGAGAATCGGGACGTCCGGCTGGACTTACGATGATTGGAGCGGCAAGTTCTACCCCGAGGATATAAAAGGTCCGGCCCGACTGGAGTTTTACGCCACCCAGTTTAACGCGGTGGAAATCAACGCCACCTTCTATCGCCTCCCCACCGCCTCGATGGTCACCGGCTGGAACCGTCGGATGCCCCCCGACTTCCATGTGGCTGTGAAGGGATCCCGACGCATCACGCATCTGAAGCGGCTGCAGGATTGCCAGGCTGAACTGCGGGAATTCATCGGGCGGGTGGCACCTCTCCAGCAACTGAGGGTGATTCTCTGGCAGCTTCCCCCCTCGTTTCGGCCAGATTTGCCTTGTTTGGAAAGTTTTTTCGCTCTTCTCAGAGATGAAGCCGCCGCGATACCCCATGTCCGGCATGCGATGGAATTCCGCCATGCCTCGTGGTGGGATGCGGAAGCCGAAAAGCTCCTCCGCCACCATCAAATCCCCTTTGTCGCTGTGAGCCATCCCCGCTTGCCGGACAGCATCATTTCCACCACGGATTTCCTTTATCTGCGGTTCCACGGGCTGGGGCGCCAGCTTTATCGTTATGACTACTCGCCCGAGGAGCTGCAACCGTGGGTCGAACGCGTCGTTGCGGCGATCAGGACTTCCTCCGTCCGCACCGTGTACGCCTTCTTCAACAACGATTACGATGCCCACGCCGTGGAGAACGCCCGCGTTTTTCGGGACCTTCTCGCCCAGGCCTTGAAAGAAAAATGA
- a CDS encoding DUF1573 domain-containing protein — protein sequence MPTVTRMTLPAAFATLFLFASNFAWAQKWAEAMFDHTSHNFGMVARGAKVEHVFPLKNIYVEDVHIASVRTSCGCTQPRITKDTLKTFETGAIVATVDTRGFLGRKDATITVTFDKPFPAEVQLHTYVYIRSDVVFDPGVVLFNAVPQGSAAERTVKLLYAGRSDWQIVKAVPSADFLDVQINQTGRGAGEVSYQLVVTLKPNAPAGYLQEQIELLTNDTLEEARRLVLPVEGSVVPQVTVQPAQLALGTLSPGQTVAKNLVVQARIPFRVVGLQVPDKRFSFVLPDTEKSVQVIPVTFTADQTAGPIRGEIVIETNLSGYEQLKVPVLGTIKANGQ from the coding sequence ATGCCCACCGTGACACGGATGACATTGCCCGCGGCTTTCGCCACTCTGTTTCTCTTCGCATCAAACTTCGCCTGGGCACAAAAGTGGGCGGAGGCCATGTTTGACCACACCAGCCACAATTTTGGAATGGTCGCCCGGGGTGCCAAGGTCGAACACGTTTTTCCCCTCAAGAACATCTATGTGGAGGATGTCCACATCGCTTCCGTGCGCACCTCCTGCGGATGCACTCAGCCCCGCATCACCAAAGACACGCTCAAGACGTTTGAAACCGGCGCCATCGTTGCCACGGTGGATACACGGGGTTTTCTGGGCCGAAAAGACGCCACCATCACGGTGACGTTCGACAAGCCCTTTCCGGCCGAGGTGCAATTGCACACTTACGTGTACATCCGCAGCGACGTCGTGTTTGATCCGGGAGTCGTCCTCTTCAATGCCGTGCCGCAGGGCTCCGCTGCCGAGCGCACCGTCAAGCTCCTCTACGCAGGGCGGAGTGACTGGCAGATTGTCAAGGCTGTCCCCAGCGCCGATTTCCTCGATGTGCAAATCAATCAGACGGGACGTGGTGCCGGTGAGGTGAGTTACCAGTTAGTGGTCACGCTCAAACCGAATGCGCCGGCGGGATATCTCCAGGAACAAATCGAACTTTTGACCAACGACACTCTGGAAGAAGCCAGACGGCTCGTGCTGCCGGTGGAGGGTTCGGTCGTGCCCCAGGTCACCGTTCAGCCGGCCCAGCTCGCCCTGGGAACGCTGTCGCCTGGACAAACGGTCGCGAAAAACCTCGTCGTTCAAGCGCGGATTCCCTTCCGAGTGGTGGGACTTCAGGTTCCCGACAAACGATTCAGCTTTGTCCTACCCGACACGGAAAAGAGCGTCCAGGTCATTCCCGTGACCTTTACGGCCGATCAAACGGCGGGCCCCATCCGCGGGGAAATCGTCATCGAGACGAACCTGTCGGGCTACGAACAACTCAAGGTCCCTGTGCTTGGCACAATCAAGGCCAACGGGCAATAG
- a CDS encoding ComF family protein produces MSFLNLLYPPLCAACGQPVFWDGDPPGWDRVFEGHVHAYPDRLYEALWEGGRPPRRGASNLLCPACLAQLSFPAWKACPRCGGKADTENLLPNGCSWCHREKFAFSRTVSLGPYWGPLRNVITAMKLPQGERLARAMARVFWCQRGAQLRALAPDCVVPIPMHRRRKRHRHMNSPEVLADVLATFLRLPCEKHLLRRTRPTLPQSSLKPAQRWKNVRGAFSVVSTFWDRIVAKRTRDRRSGWVTFRQKRDPLKEESTPERTAKQGARSRAIHPRLAGRRVLLVDDVLTTGATCHEAAKVLLEAGAQEVFVAVLGRGQTPATVDFEPENPW; encoded by the coding sequence ATGTCGTTTCTGAATCTCCTTTATCCCCCGTTGTGTGCGGCGTGTGGTCAGCCGGTCTTCTGGGATGGGGATCCTCCAGGCTGGGATCGGGTTTTCGAGGGGCATGTCCATGCCTATCCGGATCGCCTATATGAAGCCCTTTGGGAAGGCGGACGGCCACCGCGGCGGGGAGCGAGCAATCTGCTTTGCCCGGCCTGTCTTGCCCAGTTGTCTTTTCCGGCATGGAAGGCATGTCCACGATGCGGAGGGAAGGCCGACACGGAGAACTTGCTTCCTAACGGCTGCTCCTGGTGTCACCGCGAGAAGTTTGCCTTTTCAAGGACTGTGTCACTGGGACCATACTGGGGCCCGCTCCGCAACGTCATCACGGCGATGAAACTGCCTCAGGGAGAACGTCTCGCCCGAGCCATGGCCCGTGTGTTCTGGTGCCAGAGAGGAGCACAACTCCGCGCGTTGGCACCGGACTGTGTTGTTCCCATTCCCATGCACAGGCGTCGCAAACGGCATCGACACATGAACAGCCCAGAGGTGCTCGCCGACGTCCTGGCGACTTTTCTGAGGCTTCCTTGCGAGAAACATCTTCTCCGCCGCACGCGGCCGACCCTTCCGCAATCCTCTCTCAAACCGGCCCAGCGATGGAAAAACGTTCGCGGGGCGTTCTCAGTGGTGTCCACGTTCTGGGACCGGATTGTGGCGAAGCGCACGCGCGACCGGCGTTCCGGTTGGGTGACGTTCCGTCAAAAAAGAGACCCGCTCAAAGAGGAATCCACCCCCGAGCGGACAGCAAAACAAGGAGCTCGTTCGCGGGCCATTCATCCCCGGTTGGCGGGCCGCCGGGTTCTGTTGGTGGATGATGTTCTCACGACGGGCGCCACCTGTCACGAAGCGGCGAAAGTCCTTCTCGAAGCGGGTGCCCAGGAGGTGTTCGTCGCTGTCCTTGGTCGCGGACAGACCCCCGCCACGGTTGACTTTGAACCGGAAAACCCATGGTAA
- a CDS encoding DMT family protein — MEKLLPILMLIGSNIFMTYAWYGHLKDLKNAPIFLAIVASWAVAFFEYCLQVPANRIGSRYYSLPELKVMQEVITMAVFAAFSTFYMRQPVNWNYAIAGVCLVVAAFFMFRGITHGA, encoded by the coding sequence ATGGAAAAACTTTTGCCCATCCTCATGTTGATCGGTTCCAACATTTTCATGACGTACGCCTGGTACGGACACCTTAAAGATCTCAAGAATGCCCCCATTTTCCTGGCCATAGTTGCGAGCTGGGCGGTGGCATTCTTCGAGTACTGCCTGCAAGTGCCGGCGAATCGCATCGGAAGCCGGTATTATTCGCTACCGGAACTGAAAGTCATGCAGGAGGTGATCACGATGGCCGTTTTCGCGGCCTTTTCCACCTTCTATATGCGGCAACCTGTCAACTGGAACTACGCGATCGCAGGGGTCTGCCTGGTGGTCGCGGCGTTCTTCATGTTCCGGGGAATCACTCACGGCGCGTGA
- a CDS encoding carboxypeptidase-like regulatory domain-containing protein yields MSNRSVKTTAILLGLLIAFANLPGCGKKSHFPLVKTTGRLVYKGQPVADASVMLSPLEGQRAAVGKTDAQGRFELTTMNPRDGAMPGKYKIVITKAAAVEAAADAAEMPDITKEQSLAKPAPAAIPAKYSNPNTTPLECTIPQSGRHDLGVLELTD; encoded by the coding sequence ATGTCCAACCGATCGGTTAAAACGACTGCCATTCTGCTAGGCCTGCTGATCGCATTTGCAAATCTGCCAGGGTGCGGTAAAAAGTCTCACTTCCCGCTGGTTAAAACGACCGGCCGGCTTGTGTATAAGGGGCAGCCTGTCGCGGATGCTTCTGTCATGCTTTCTCCACTGGAAGGGCAGCGGGCAGCCGTGGGAAAAACTGATGCCCAAGGCCGATTTGAGCTGACAACCATGAACCCCAGAGACGGAGCGATGCCGGGAAAATATAAAATCGTAATTACCAAAGCCGCTGCCGTTGAGGCCGCCGCCGATGCTGCAGAAATGCCGGACATCACAAAAGAGCAATCCTTGGCCAAGCCCGCCCCAGCGGCAATTCCGGCAAAATATTCTAACCCTAACACGACACCTTTAGAATGTACGATCCCGCAATCGGGCCGGCATGATCTCGGTGTGCTTGAGTTGACAGATTAA
- the cysC gene encoding adenylyl-sulfate kinase, whose product MSTGEAKVFWHEHAVTREEREKLNGHKGCVLWFTGLSGSGKSTLANLVDHRLYSLGYHSFVLDGDNIRHGLNASPAMLRERHGEEFAKRFGLGFSPQDREENIRRIGAVAKLFCEAGIIAITAFISPYRIDRDRVRATMKPGDFIEIFVDAPLEVCEARDPKGLYKKARAGEIKGFTGIDDPYEPPLNPEIHLDAARHSPEELADIVLDYLKTHGIIPASK is encoded by the coding sequence ATGAGCACAGGCGAGGCCAAGGTCTTCTGGCACGAACATGCCGTCACGCGCGAAGAGCGGGAAAAGCTGAACGGCCACAAGGGTTGCGTTCTCTGGTTTACCGGCCTGAGCGGCTCCGGAAAAAGCACGCTCGCTAACCTCGTCGACCATCGACTCTACTCGCTGGGATACCACAGTTTTGTCCTTGACGGCGATAACATCCGCCACGGTCTGAACGCCAGCCCCGCCATGCTGCGGGAACGGCATGGGGAAGAATTCGCCAAGCGCTTCGGGCTGGGATTTTCGCCCCAGGATCGCGAGGAGAACATCCGCCGGATTGGAGCCGTGGCCAAGCTCTTCTGCGAGGCGGGCATCATCGCCATCACCGCTTTTATCAGTCCCTACCGCATCGACCGCGACCGCGTCCGGGCTACCATGAAACCGGGAGATTTCATTGAGATCTTCGTGGATGCTCCTCTTGAGGTGTGCGAAGCGCGAGACCCCAAAGGGCTCTACAAAAAGGCGCGGGCTGGCGAGATCAAGGGCTTCACCGGCATCGACGATCCCTACGAACCGCCGCTCAACCCCGAAATCCATCTCGATGCCGCCCGACATTCCCCGGAGGAACTGGCCGACATCGTCCTCGACTACCTGAAAACCCACGGCATCATCCCCGCCAGTAAGTAA
- a CDS encoding DUF1559 domain-containing protein — MQRKAFTLVELLVVIAIIGILIALLLPAVQAAREAARRSDCSNHLKQLGLALHNYHDVHKVFCAFNAGTTGCAWPNHYDCNYGYMVGWVSLLPYYEETARWQQVSSPMTVNGQYYPAFGPYAYEDSGRGWPPIQGQISLLLCPSDGPAHQLPAPTRQGFTNYHLSFGDKIYNNYLATNPRSPFGRLTWKGFQDITDGSSNTIAASEALVGAVANRQRFVKGGVAANQSGLSQSPITCYTRVDPNDRSLLTGTVWATRGRYWAEGHAHVQGITTVLPPNAPSCACGEAQYCYWGVYPPNSNHPGGVNVLMCDASVRFVSDTIDTGNLAAPEPDGINGFVQMKSPYGVWGALGSMASGETIPSF, encoded by the coding sequence ATGCAGCGTAAGGCCTTTACTCTCGTCGAGTTGCTCGTGGTAATTGCGATCATCGGTATCTTGATCGCCCTTCTGCTTCCTGCAGTCCAAGCTGCGCGGGAGGCCGCGCGACGAAGCGACTGCTCGAATCATCTCAAACAACTCGGTCTAGCCCTGCATAATTACCACGATGTGCACAAGGTTTTCTGCGCGTTCAATGCCGGAACGACAGGGTGCGCATGGCCAAACCACTACGACTGCAATTACGGTTATATGGTAGGGTGGGTCTCGCTTCTTCCGTACTACGAGGAAACGGCGCGCTGGCAACAAGTATCGTCTCCGATGACGGTGAATGGGCAGTACTATCCGGCCTTTGGCCCTTATGCTTATGAAGACTCCGGCCGTGGTTGGCCGCCAATTCAAGGACAGATATCCCTATTGTTATGCCCCTCCGATGGGCCCGCGCACCAGTTACCCGCCCCAACCCGCCAGGGTTTTACCAATTACCATTTGAGCTTCGGGGATAAGATCTATAACAACTATTTGGCTACAAACCCCCGGTCGCCTTTCGGACGCCTTACCTGGAAGGGGTTTCAGGATATCACCGATGGTTCTTCCAACACGATCGCAGCTTCCGAGGCACTGGTGGGAGCTGTAGCCAACCGTCAACGGTTTGTCAAAGGTGGCGTGGCTGCGAACCAAAGCGGTCTAAGCCAAAGTCCAATCACATGTTACACGCGAGTTGACCCCAATGATCGAAGCCTCCTTACTGGAACGGTATGGGCGACACGGGGCCGTTATTGGGCTGAAGGTCATGCCCATGTTCAGGGCATCACCACGGTGCTGCCTCCCAATGCCCCCTCTTGCGCTTGTGGCGAAGCGCAGTATTGCTACTGGGGCGTCTACCCGCCAAACAGCAATCATCCCGGCGGGGTCAATGTGTTGATGTGCGATGCCTCCGTGCGATTCGTGAGTGATACGATTGATACGGGAAACCTTGCAGCCCCGGAACCCGATGGCATCAACGGATTCGTGCAAATGAAAAGCCCTTATGGCGTATGGGGTGCCCTGGGGTCCATGGCATCTGGGGAGACCATTCCCAGTTTCTAA